One stretch of Pseudomonas sp. NC02 DNA includes these proteins:
- a CDS encoding histidine phosphatase family protein: MLIRHEERCDRSNNPCLGPDEGITALGSERAEETGIHLKALFDFDDAVIFTSPMTRTVQTSDFMLGKASLLSDREAIWGNDIVDKLLEHKNSGRNLIVMTHNTCMKDIIKSSGHRQSWSPEYGSLLFAKTTSKNEIQIVGTLNADDIPKHLSPI; this comes from the coding sequence TTGTTAATAAGGCACGAAGAGCGCTGTGATCGCTCAAACAACCCCTGCTTAGGCCCAGACGAAGGAATCACAGCTCTTGGAAGCGAGAGAGCAGAAGAAACAGGTATTCATTTAAAAGCACTCTTTGATTTTGACGATGCTGTTATTTTCACTAGCCCAATGACTAGAACAGTTCAAACATCCGACTTCATGCTAGGCAAAGCGAGCCTGCTATCCGATAGAGAGGCCATTTGGGGAAACGACATCGTGGATAAGCTACTCGAACACAAAAACTCCGGCAGAAATCTTATAGTGATGACCCACAACACCTGCATGAAAGATATAATAAAATCCAGTGGACACAGGCAATCATGGAGCCCCGAATACGGGAGTCTCCTATTTGCAAAAACAACAAGCAAAAATGAAATACAGATTGTCGGCACGTTAAATGCTGACGACATCCCTAAACACCTATCGCCGATTTAA
- a CDS encoding IS3 family transposase (programmed frameshift), producing the protein MTKQRRSFSAEFKREAADLVLKQNYSYIEASRSLGVGESALRRWVDQVQQESKGVTPQSKALTPEQQKIQELEARIARLEREKSIFKKGYRALDVGRSRAYALINQLSVYEPVDWLCKVFEVTRSCYYAQRLRRRTPDVERLRLRSRVSELFTQSRSAAGSRSILSLMRDDGEQLGRFKVRSLMRELDLVSKQPGSHAYKRATVERLDIPNTLNREFNVPAPNQVWCGDITYIWAQGKWHYLAVVLDLCARRVVGWALSEKPDADLVIKALDMAYEQRGRPQGLLFHSDQGSQYASRLFRQRLWRYRMRQSMSRRGNCWDNAPMERVFRSLKTEWVPTTGYRTAQEAQRDISQFLMDRYNWIRPHQFNGGLAPARAEEKLNVVSGIS; encoded by the exons ATGACCAAACAACGCCGTTCCTTTTCTGCTGAATTCAAACGCGAGGCTGCCGACCTCGTGCTCAAGCAAAACTACAGCTACATCGAAGCCAGCCGTTCACTCGGCGTCGGCGAGTCGGCACTACGCCGTTGGGTCGACCAGGTTCAACAAGAGAGCAAAGGCGTTACCCCGCAGAGCAAAGCGCTGACCCCGGAACAGCAGAAAATCCAGGAGTTGGAAGCCCGGATCGCCCGCCTGGAACGGGAAAAATCGATAT TTAAAAAAGGCTACCGCGCTCTTGATGTCGGAAGATCACGAGCGTACGCGCTGATCAATCAGTTGAGCGTCTATGAGCCGGTTGACTGGCTGTGCAAGGTGTTTGAAGTCACCCGTTCGTGCTACTACGCCCAGCGCCTTAGGCGCCGCACGCCTGATGTCGAACGGCTTCGGTTGCGCAGTCGGGTGAGCGAGTTATTCACGCAAAGTCGTAGTGCTGCGGGCAGCCGCAGCATCCTGTCGCTGATGCGTGACGACGGTGAGCAGCTAGGTCGATTCAAAGTGCGCAGCTTGATGCGCGAGCTTGATCTAGTCAGCAAACAACCCGGATCACATGCCTACAAAAGAGCGACGGTAGAACGACTCGATATCCCGAATACCTTGAACCGCGAGTTCAATGTTCCGGCACCCAACCAGGTGTGGTGCGGCGACATCACCTACATTTGGGCCCAGGGGAAATGGCACTATCTGGCGGTCGTGCTGGATCTTTGCGCGCGCCGGGTAGTGGGCTGGGCGTTGTCGGAAAAGCCGGACGCCGATCTGGTTATCAAGGCGCTGGATATGGCTTACGAACAACGAGGAAGGCCTCAGGGCCTGCTGTTTCACTCGGATCAAGGGTCGCAATATGCGAGTCGTTTATTTCGCCAGCGGCTGTGGCGCTATCGAATGCGCCAGAGCATGAGTCGCCGGGGAAATTGCTGGGACAATGCGCCAATGGAGCGCGTGTTCCGCAGTTTGAAAACGGAATGGGTACCGACCACGGGTTACAGAACGGCTCAAGAAGCCCAGCGCGATATCAGCCAATTCTTGATGGATCGGTACAACTGGATTCGACCCCATCAATTCAACGGTGGGCTGGCGCCAGCTCGGGCCGAAGAAAAACTTAACGTCGTGTCCGGGATTAGTTGA
- the brxL gene encoding BREX system Lon protease-like protein BrxL encodes MSQLDDKINQHFAGLVVRKDLVKAVKGNAIVPSYVLEYLLGQYCATNDEATIQTGIETVKEILRKHYVHRNEAGLVRSTIKEKGRHKVIDRISVSLNDKDDVYEAEFANLGIKKVLIDSSTVKAHQKLLVGGVWCIADVEYEYTEDKTASPWILASLKPIQISRFDFDGYLEARKQFTTDEWIDLLIQSVGFNPQMFGKRNKLAQLIRLIPFCERNYNLIELGPKGTGKSHVYSEFSPHGILISGGEVTVPKLFVHNGTGKLGLVGYWDVVAFDEFAGKQKRVDKALVDIMKNYMANKSFSRGVETLGAEASMVFVGNTDHTVPYMLKHTDLFDPLPEKFHDSAFLDRIHSYIPGWEVDVIRGEMFSSGYGFVVDYLAEILRSLRSHDYSNRYKGQFTLSDQISTRDRDGINKTFSGLMKILYPHGEATDAEVEDVLRTAIEGRKRVKDQLLRIDATYPAVRFAYKGADAQERLVSTLEEDEYPNQYHRRGATAVSTADLPQVGTDPLALIEAAPAMQGPTSRAFNPAPMEPVLREQHLVFHENQRGLSFDKLFSPYLAGAKRIIITDPYLRMFHQLRNLMELMESISKLQGPEDEVVVHVVTVEDDSNGDRQTESLQKIADACIGVGIHFTWAYDTSGTKHDRDITTDSGWKIVLGRGLDVFQRFELNDAFSFANRLQQHRQCKEFSVTFVRLEPAADS; translated from the coding sequence ATGAGTCAGCTCGACGACAAGATCAACCAGCACTTTGCCGGCCTGGTGGTGCGCAAGGACCTGGTCAAGGCGGTGAAGGGCAACGCTATTGTGCCTTCGTATGTGCTGGAGTACTTGCTCGGCCAGTACTGCGCGACCAATGACGAGGCGACGATTCAGACCGGTATCGAGACGGTCAAGGAGATCCTGCGCAAGCACTATGTCCACCGCAACGAGGCGGGGCTGGTGCGTTCGACCATCAAGGAAAAGGGCAGACACAAGGTCATCGACCGCATTAGTGTCTCATTGAATGACAAGGATGACGTGTACGAGGCCGAGTTCGCCAACTTGGGCATCAAGAAGGTGCTGATCGACTCCAGCACCGTCAAGGCTCACCAGAAACTGCTCGTAGGCGGTGTTTGGTGTATCGCGGACGTGGAGTATGAGTACACCGAAGACAAGACAGCTTCGCCGTGGATATTGGCTTCGCTTAAGCCGATTCAAATCTCCCGCTTTGATTTCGATGGCTACCTGGAAGCGCGCAAGCAGTTCACAACAGATGAGTGGATCGACCTGCTGATCCAGAGCGTCGGGTTCAATCCGCAGATGTTCGGTAAGCGCAATAAGCTCGCGCAACTTATTCGCTTGATCCCGTTCTGCGAGCGCAATTACAACCTGATCGAACTGGGGCCGAAAGGTACCGGTAAGTCGCACGTTTATTCAGAGTTCTCGCCCCACGGCATTCTGATCTCCGGTGGTGAGGTGACGGTGCCAAAGCTGTTCGTCCATAACGGCACAGGTAAGCTCGGCCTGGTGGGTTACTGGGATGTAGTGGCTTTCGATGAGTTTGCCGGCAAGCAAAAGCGAGTGGACAAGGCGCTGGTGGATATCATGAAGAACTACATGGCCAACAAGTCGTTCTCACGGGGAGTGGAAACCTTGGGAGCAGAGGCCAGCATGGTGTTTGTGGGTAATACCGATCATACCGTGCCGTACATGCTTAAGCACACGGACCTATTCGACCCGCTGCCGGAAAAGTTCCACGATTCAGCCTTTCTCGATCGCATTCACAGCTACATCCCCGGTTGGGAAGTGGATGTCATCCGTGGCGAGATGTTCTCCAGTGGTTACGGCTTCGTGGTGGACTACCTGGCCGAGATCCTGCGCTCGCTTCGTAGTCATGATTACTCAAATCGCTATAAAGGCCAATTCACCCTGTCCGACCAGATTTCCACCCGCGACCGGGATGGCATCAACAAGACCTTTTCTGGTTTGATGAAGATCCTGTACCCGCATGGCGAGGCGACAGACGCTGAAGTGGAAGATGTATTGCGCACTGCAATTGAAGGGCGCAAGCGGGTGAAGGATCAGTTGCTACGCATTGACGCTACCTATCCGGCCGTTCGTTTTGCCTACAAGGGGGCTGATGCTCAGGAACGGCTGGTGAGCACTCTGGAAGAGGATGAGTATCCCAATCAATACCATCGAAGGGGAGCGACTGCAGTTTCTACTGCAGACTTACCCCAAGTTGGCACTGACCCTTTGGCGCTTATCGAGGCAGCGCCAGCCATGCAAGGGCCAACTTCGCGCGCATTCAATCCTGCGCCAATGGAACCAGTGCTGAGGGAGCAGCATTTGGTCTTCCACGAAAATCAGCGAGGACTGAGTTTTGACAAGTTGTTCAGTCCCTATCTGGCAGGTGCCAAGCGCATCATCATCACAGACCCCTATCTTCGTATGTTCCATCAGTTGCGCAACTTGATGGAACTGATGGAGAGCATCAGCAAGCTGCAAGGCCCAGAAGATGAGGTGGTTGTTCATGTGGTGACCGTTGAGGATGATTCCAATGGTGATCGTCAGACCGAAAGCCTGCAAAAAATTGCAGATGCTTGCATAGGTGTTGGAATTCACTTTACCTGGGCTTACGACACCTCTGGCACCAAGCATGACCGTGACATCACCACTGATTCGGGTTGGAAAATTGTGCTTGGTCGTGGCTTGGACGTGTTCCAGCGCTTTGAACTGAATGATGCCTTCAGCTTTGCTAATCGCTTGCAGCAGCATAGGCAGTGCAAAGAGTTCAGCGTGACCTTTGTCAGGCTTGAGCCGGCTGCTGATTCGTAA
- a CDS encoding hydrolase or metal-binding protein codes for MLKGLVITPPVLGRISIGKIVERNGKRLPEKDDQFTITSQVQSRDGWLLHPLNDELRQGKEDKLRSIPVRLLFNEPELNFRADYTLFDRQSGRPLCVGNGETCKRMTQDGMQSLPCPSPDACLLAKGGACKPYGRLNVIIGDEDSLGSFVFRTTGFNSIRTLSARLHYFQAISGGRLACIPLELRLRGKSTRQSHGTPIFYVDLTVRSGMDMTEALQKASELDTQRIAVGFDQTALDDAARRGFGNGALEDSEEDSHVVIEEFFGNTEAASTRSQGESLPTTNSLADKLESLASQAN; via the coding sequence ATGCTCAAAGGCCTGGTCATTACACCGCCCGTGCTCGGACGTATTTCCATTGGTAAAATCGTCGAGAGAAACGGTAAGCGCCTACCGGAGAAAGACGATCAATTCACCATCACCTCACAGGTGCAAAGCAGGGATGGCTGGTTACTGCACCCACTTAACGATGAACTGCGCCAGGGTAAGGAGGACAAGCTGCGCAGCATTCCAGTACGTCTATTGTTCAACGAGCCGGAGCTGAATTTCCGGGCCGACTACACCCTGTTCGACCGGCAATCCGGACGCCCGCTATGTGTCGGCAACGGCGAAACCTGCAAACGCATGACCCAGGACGGCATGCAGTCGCTGCCCTGCCCTTCGCCGGATGCTTGCCTACTGGCCAAGGGAGGTGCCTGTAAGCCTTATGGCCGACTGAATGTGATCATTGGTGATGAGGATTCGCTGGGTAGCTTTGTGTTCCGCACCACCGGTTTCAATAGCATTCGCACCCTGTCCGCTCGTCTACATTACTTCCAAGCAATCTCAGGCGGTCGACTGGCCTGCATACCGCTGGAGCTGCGTCTACGCGGCAAGTCCACTCGCCAGAGCCACGGTACTCCGATTTTCTACGTCGACCTCACGGTACGTAGTGGCATGGACATGACCGAAGCACTACAGAAGGCGAGCGAACTTGATACACAGCGCATAGCAGTTGGTTTCGACCAGACGGCTCTGGATGACGCCGCTCGCCGGGGTTTCGGCAATGGCGCCCTCGAAGACAGCGAGGAGGACAGTCACGTCGTAATCGAGGAGTTCTTTGGAAACACGGAGGCCGCTAGCACCAGAAGCCAAGGTGAGTCGCTACCAACGACCAACTCCCTCGCGGACAAGTTGGAATCTCTCGCTTCGCAGGCCAACTAA
- a CDS encoding helix-turn-helix domain-containing protein, with the protein MSKTKSKQLAELVGQAIARQRVRCKLNQEQVAEKLGIGSEAVSLIERGIVMPNIERLVELAAVFGCETADLLTEGSSRPEDQARRLSGLLSRLGAHDRDFVLDMVERLVTRLDRG; encoded by the coding sequence ATGTCAAAAACCAAATCGAAGCAGCTGGCGGAACTCGTTGGGCAGGCGATTGCCCGCCAGCGCGTTCGTTGCAAACTGAACCAGGAGCAGGTTGCGGAAAAGCTTGGAATTGGAAGCGAGGCTGTATCCCTTATCGAGCGCGGAATTGTCATGCCTAACATCGAGCGCTTGGTTGAGTTGGCGGCAGTTTTTGGTTGTGAAACCGCTGACTTGCTGACCGAAGGGAGTTCTCGCCCAGAGGACCAGGCGCGCAGGCTTTCTGGTTTACTCTCCAGACTTGGGGCGCATGACCGCGACTTTGTCCTGGATATGGTGGAGCGTCTTGTCACTAGACTTGATCGCGGCTGA
- a CDS encoding YqaJ viral recombinase family protein, with protein sequence MKAIPRNENAYKSRPALRLIGTKELPREDWLTVRKQGIGSSDAGAAVGLNPYKSQLELWLEKTERDATLPKIDPHDEESPAYWGNVLEPIVAWHYSKRTGKKVRRINAVLQHPDPELPWMLANIDREVNGADDVQILECKTAGINGARLWKEGVPEYVQLQVMHQLAVTGKQAADVAVLLGGQHLEIYRIERDEQMIARLIELERKFWQYVQTDTPPPVDGSASSEAALRCLYPQNNGRTVDFSANAGLAATYLELKAVRQSITAKESRESQLKQILLQAMGEATRAQFSNGFISWKRSKDSTVLDVERLLKEKPYLQVRFSKRKEGSRRFLIN encoded by the coding sequence ATGAAAGCGATTCCTAGAAATGAAAATGCTTACAAGAGCCGTCCGGCCCTTCGTTTAATCGGCACCAAAGAACTGCCCCGTGAAGACTGGCTCACCGTGCGCAAACAAGGCATTGGCAGCTCAGACGCAGGCGCAGCGGTTGGCCTGAACCCGTATAAATCGCAGCTGGAGTTGTGGCTTGAAAAGACGGAACGGGATGCCACGTTACCGAAAATAGACCCTCATGATGAGGAAAGCCCTGCCTATTGGGGCAATGTGCTGGAGCCCATCGTGGCCTGGCATTACAGCAAACGCACCGGCAAGAAGGTGCGACGAATAAACGCCGTGCTACAGCACCCTGACCCAGAACTGCCCTGGATGCTCGCCAATATCGACCGCGAAGTGAACGGTGCCGACGATGTACAAATCCTTGAATGCAAGACTGCCGGCATAAACGGAGCACGCCTCTGGAAAGAAGGCGTGCCTGAGTATGTGCAATTGCAGGTCATGCACCAGTTAGCTGTCACCGGCAAGCAGGCGGCTGATGTTGCAGTTCTGCTTGGTGGCCAGCATTTAGAGATTTACCGCATCGAACGGGACGAGCAGATGATTGCTCGCCTGATCGAACTGGAACGCAAGTTCTGGCAATACGTACAAACCGACACCCCGCCTCCGGTCGATGGCAGCGCCTCATCTGAAGCGGCACTGCGTTGCCTCTACCCTCAGAACAACGGCCGAACCGTGGACTTCAGCGCCAATGCTGGATTGGCCGCGACCTACCTCGAACTCAAAGCTGTTCGGCAGTCCATTACGGCAAAAGAAAGCCGCGAATCTCAACTGAAACAGATCCTGCTGCAAGCCATGGGCGAAGCCACACGTGCGCAGTTCAGCAATGGCTTTATCAGTTGGAAACGCTCCAAAGACAGCACAGTGCTGGATGTCGAGCGCCTGCTGAAGGAGAAGCCCTATCTGCAAGTCCGCTTCAGCAAGCGCAAGGAAGGCAGCCGCCGCTTCCTTATCAACTGA